The genomic segment TACCTGACATTAGAACTGCTCATTCCTAATTCTTTCAAAAAGCGTCTCTTGCTATTCTGAGTAGCAGGGTGGTCGACTTCAAATACGGGAATATCTTTCAGCTTGTTTTTTAATGTCTCTGCCCGGAAATCATATCCGGCGCCTAAAATTATTAATTGTTCGCCTTTTTCTTCAACAAATTTCAATAATATATCATCGATGACTCTTGTCCGCAGTTTTATCCAAAAGACACTTAATATTGCCGGGCTGAACAAACCAAATATTTTCCAAAATATATTAGGGTATTTTTGAATCAGGTTAATAATTTTTTTTGCTTTGCCATGGACTAATTGTATTCCAACCGGGTTATTGCAAATTGTTTCATCCCCGACCGGAATATTAGCTATACTGCGGCAAACAGCTACCCAAATTGCAGTTTTACTGGATTTATTGTCTTTCATAATAATAAGTTTAAAGACGTCCGAAGTCCGAGGTCCGAGGTCCAATGTCATGATACCTGATGAAAAAGACATGAAGCAAGAGACAGAGACAAAGACGTCCGAAGTCCGAGGTCCGAGGTCCGAGGTCATGACACCTGATGAAAAAGACATGAAGCAAGATTTAAGATTTAAAATAACTTTTCGAGGGCCAACCTACTGTCTGTGCAAAGAGCACAATCTGCTCTGTCCGCAAATTTAACATTGCTACAAGACTCGCCTTTTGGCAATTATGGAACCAGGCTGCCAAACCTTGTGAGGCAGCGAATAAAGCAACGTTACCTGCAATGAGACCTGTATCGACATAATAATAAGATTTCTGTATCTCGGGATTATACAAGCCCGGCTCCTGAAACCCTGCCTTACTGAATTTATCAAGGTCCACGACATAAATAATACGTACCGGAGCGTTTGCACCGGCATTACCCTGTCCAGAGTTGATAGCCATCTTACGGAAATCTCCTGCTCTAACGGGAACGAGCCGGTGAGGAACCGCTTCGTAAAGATAGAGTCCTTCCTGCATAGCGACATAAATATCTATTTCCTGTGAATTACTGGCTGATGCGGCTGTTCTTCCACGAGTCCCGAATGGTCCTTTCTTACGGTTTACTCCGAATGCCGCCCAGAGAAGATTGGACAGTAACTGTACAGGAAGTTTTCTGTCGCTAATAGTGCGGACGGTACTTCTTTTTTTAAGCGCCTCCATTACAGTTTTACCGCCGGTATGTTTAGGATTGGGGAGCTTGATGGGGTTTAATTCGTGTACTATTTTACTTTTCATTTTGATTCTCCTTCCGGTGATTTGAGGCAGGGTTGTATTTTCTTTACTGTTATTCGTTTTCTTCTTCAGGCATGAGTTGTTTACATCTTTTTATTTTATCAATTGACTGTTTATGGTTAGGAAGAAACATTAAAACTTTTTTAAATTCAGCCATTGCACCTTCATAATCCTTATTTCCCATAAGCTGATTACCTTTATCGTAATATCCCTGTACCTTAATTTTAGTTTTAGCGTCCAGCATTTCTGACCCTTCTACATATTTATTAGGGTTTTTCTGCTGTGCTTTCTCTTCTTTTGCCTGTGATTCAGGAATCAGCTCAGAATGTATCGAGTAGTCTTCCTCAGCTGTATTTTCAGCGCCAAATTTGAAACAAAACCCGATATTATGAGTGAGCCCCAATTCACCCATTAAAGACAGGGCGTAATCAACAGAAATATTATTTTGAGCAACCCCGATTCCAAACGACAACGTGTCCTCGTCATAGCCAATTTTATAACCGGTCCTTAAAAAATATGTATCTTTAAATGAAAACTCACAGCCAACATTTTCTTTGAGCTTAGTATCGTTTTGTTTCGATATGTCAAAATCAGCGACCATATTATAATTCGGTTTTTCAATCAGCCAGTAGGAAACACCTGCTTTTACAGTTAGCGGCAAAGAAAAACTTTTATCCTGATATTTTAATTTTGTCCCTGCATTCAACAGCGATAGTCCGACCCCGAATCCCTCCCCGTTATACAGCAAGCCTGTGTCAAATCCCAATGCGGTGGAATTGAATTCCTGAACCAGCGTGGATTTAAGAAATTTAAAATTTAGCCCTAATGAGATTTTGTTTATTGTGCGGGCATAAGATAAAGTGCCGAGATAATCACTTTGCGCATTTACCGTTTCCGAATTTTCGTTCAGGTCAATTAACTCAATATTCCCGGCAGAATAATACAGTATGCTGCAGGCAAGAACTCCTGCTTTTGTAACAGCACCGTAAGCAATTGAACTAAAATTATCTTCTGCAATTCCCCGCCTGTAAAATAACGATAATTGGTTGTTTTTCATTGACGCGATACCTGCAGGGTTGTAATGGACAGATGATAAATCGCCGTCACAAGCAGTGTAAGCCTCAGCCATACCGGACGCTTTCACGCTGGCAGGTAAAGAAAAAACAACACCCCCGGATGTACCCGATCCTGACGGGTAAATACCTGCAGGGGACAGAATACAAAGTAAACAAAGTAAAAAGAATAATTTTTTCATTATCGTACGATTGCGGTTTTTTTCTTTACATCAACACCGGAACCTTTTACATGAACAAGGTAGATGCCGGGAGCAACTTTATCATCGCCTGAATTTTCACATGCCCAGCTGACTATATTTTCAACTCCCGATACGGCGTCTACAGTTTCTTCCCAGACTAAATCACCTTTAAGCGTATATATTTTTATTTTCACCGTACCATTTGAGGCAGGCAGGAACCTTATTTTAGCTTCTTCACCCTTATCGGGTTGGATATAACCTTTTACACCGCCGAAAACCTTGGCATCACCGGGTAAAATAATTATATGAACGTCAGGTGCATCAACCGGGGTTGTTGGTGTGCCTGTCGCCGGAATACCGTATTTATTTTGCGCTTCGAGATAATAAGTATAGTTGTTACCGCTTGCTAATGAACTTGCTGAATATGTATATTTTCTTCCTGCTGAATATGTATTTGTATCTGCTGCTGTCATTGTGAAAGGTGAACCAAAAATCTCAACACTATTTTTTTTAATGTGAAGTTTGGGATATGTAGTTTCAGGTGCGATGTTATTTGGATCGGTATATTTTACTCTGAACACAAATGTTGTCGATGTGTTACCCATGTCGGGATACAAACCGCCGGCGGTGTAATTTGGTTCGCCGGTAAATGATAATACGGGTGCAGAATTAAGAAGTTTGACGGAATTATATGCATTTATCCTGCCGCCGGTAACCAGCTTGTCGGCAAGTCCCGATTTAAAATCTACACCGTCCAGTATTAACGCCCTCAGCTGTGCGACTGTCAGGTTAGATTTCCCGGACAACAGCAAACCTGCCAAACCCGATACATGGGGTGCAGCCATAGATGTACCTTGCTCATATGTATAATCATAAGAGGCAATTGACATCTGTTCCCGGGTAACCGTAAGATTATCGATGTAGACACCGTCAGCAACATTAACTGAATCAGAAAAAAATCCGAAACCAAAATACCAGCCTAACTCTACTACGGCGGTAATTGTTGATGCAACGACAGAACCCCCGCCGTTTGAACCGGTCCATGAATCAGTACCTAAAGCCTGCCAATCTGTTTTATCAGGTGATAGAACTGTAAACAGATAATCGGCATCCTGCTCAAGATTATATTTAATGAAGAAATTAAGCATATATCGGCTATCTTTTGTTTTTGGAATAAGCGAATCATACCCTACCCATGATGCTGTATTATTTGAGTAATTTCCGGCAGGACTATCTGTTAAACTATTCGGCGCAGTTGCAGAAAAAGAATTAGTTACCGCCCAGCTGCTAAGTACACCGCCTCTTGACCAGCCTGAAGGTACTTGCCCGACAGTATCAGTATCAAAATTTTTAGAGTATATGGTGAGAGGTGCACCGAAACTAAATGTCGGTATAGTGCTGTAAATATTTACACCGGGTGCTGCTACATCTACTTTTGTTAAACCGTAATTTGAAAAAACCGCTAAATTATCATTCTGGTCCGTTGCTGCAACTGAAATAATATTGTCAAGTGAATAATTTGCCGGGTAAACTGAATTTGAATCATTGTTAGTACCGTCATTTCCTGCTGCTGCTACAAATAAAACCCCTGCATTACCGGCCGATGATATTGAATCACGAAGTAAATCACCCGGTGCGTCGGTTCCTTCGAGACTAGCCCAACTGGCATTTATCACCTTGGCGCCTTTAGCAACGGCATAATTTATAGCGGGGATAGCTTTATCTGTAGTCATCATCCCGGAAACTCCCATGATTTTTAATGCCATAATTTTCACATTCAAGCATATACCGGTTATGCCGGTACTATTATTACTAATTGCTGCTATAGTGCCTGCAACATGAGTGCCATGTATGTTAAAATCAGTGGGGTCATTATCATTATCGGAAAAATCCCAGCCGTTAACATCATCTATATAACCGTTGTTATCGTCGTCGATTCCGTTACCTGCGATTTCTCTCGGGTTAATCCAGATGTTTGCTGCCAGATCAGGATGCTGAAGTGCAACACCGGAATCTATAACTGCAATAGTAATAACGCTTGTACCGGCGGCTATATCCCAAGCTTCGGGCGCATGTATGTCGGCACCCGCCGTACCGGCAACACCATTAACAGTCTGACCTGTATTATGAAGTCCCCACAGTTTTGTAAAATCAGTATCGTTAGGAGTAGAACAAAAATGATATAAATAATTCGGCTGGACATATTCCACGTCCGGGTTCAGGCGGTAACCGGCAACAGCATCCTCTACTGATTGCCCGGCTGCGATTTTTATACGATAGACTAATTCTTTTTTTTCGTGCGTTGCAAAGAAAGTACTGATTCCTGAAAAACCCTTAACAGCATGAAGTGCCTTAACCTGAGAACTGCTAAATCCTTTTCTATACTTTACAAGTATTTCACCAGGAACATAATCCTGAAAACTTATGCCCTTTGACTTCAGCGGTGATTTCTGCTGTGCGTTAATTATCCGGTACCCGCCGGAAACTGAAACAGCTATCAACAGAAATAATAATAATATAATTGCTTTTATGGGTTTTTTCATATTAAAAATTGGCAATATTCTCCTATTATTCATAATTAAGCATTGTAACTCAAGAATTTGGTTTTAAAGGTATGCAGAAATTTATTTGGAATCATTTTTTGGGATTTGTTCGTATCTTTTTGTTTCCATAAACATTCTAATAATACGGTTCTGCTCTTTCAACTGTTCAATAACAAATTTCCCAAGTTTATTTCTGGTAGGATTGTCAATTTGCGTGAGTTTGATTCCATATTCATTATTCTTTATCATATGGACAACTTTTCCGAAAAACTCACAGTCAACTCCGGGAGAAAGCAATAGACTAAATTTGAGGTTTTCACCTATCGAGATTTGCTCGCTAGTTTCAAGAGAAATTCCGACTAGAGATAAATCCACAATTCTTCCTTCCATATTTTTGTCCAATTTGCTTTGTAACGAAAAATTGCACGGGAGGTCCAGCATTACCCTGACAAATCTTCTCTGTTCTTCACATTTATGCATGTTTTTATTATATAAACTTTTCCAAAAAAATCAATAGAAAAAGGTGTCCGAGGTCCGTGTGTTAATCCAATAGGTAACTCCAAGTGATTATCCCTCGCTTACGCTCGGGATCATTTTTTTGGTCTCCGGTAGGGGACTCTAAGATGATTATCCCTCGTCTACGCTCGGGATCATTTTTTTGATCTCCGGTAGGGGACTCAAAAAAATAGATTTTTATTGCTTTTTTAGGGTTTCTTAATATAATTATTACGGCAACTATATTTAAACGAAATAAGCGGGAGGGATGTATGACTAAACAGTTTGTTGCGGTTCTTTTGTCTGTTATGATCAGTTCTACTCTTTTTGCAGCAGATATCATCCATTTGAAAAATGGTGATATACTGAAAGGCAAAATCATAGGAGAAGGCGGAGACACGTTTAAAATAGAAATGGAAAACCAGTCTAAGGAAATACAAAGAAAAGATATAGAAAAAATTGAATGGGAAAGCAAAAAAGAAAATACGGTAAAGGAAACTAAAAAAAACAAAAGTAAAACAGTTAATACCGTAAAAATCGCGCTGGATTTTGCCGGAACTAATCATGTTACAACTGTAAGCGGCAGCACCGGCAAAACTCATGTAAGACCGGGTGTTACACTGGCAGGTGAAACGTTATTGTCCGTACATAATAATATCAGATTAGGCATGGGACTGGCTATCGAATTCCCTCGTGTACAAACCGGTGCCGGGAAAGATAATTTTATGTTTTTGCCGTGGTACGGGATAGTACAAGTAAGCGATTTTAAAAAGAACGGGATAGCCCCCTATCTTACCATGCACCTTGGTCTTGCGGCATTTTTCGGGAGTGATGTTTATAAAGATTCAAACGAACAGAGGTTCCCGGGTTTCTACTTCGCAACAGGGATAGGAGCAGTTTCTAAAAAGAAGAATTTACAGGCAGAGTTATTATACGCAATGCATTCTTATACAACCTATAACACATTAAGATTATCTGCCGGTTACAATTTCTAAGAATGATTTGAGGACATCTACAAACCTAAATCTGAGCTTATTTTCTGCATGGCTGTGAGGCAGATTTCCGCAAACTGATCAACAGTAAAACCTATCTTTTCACATTCCCTTATTATGTCCCTGTCTACTGATGCTGCAAAAGATTTTTCTTTCATCCTTTTTACTATTGACTTGGGCTTAACGGAAGCTATTTTCTTGTCAGGATAGACAAGCGTTGTCGCAATTATTATACCTGTTATTGTCTCGCCGGCGGCAAGCGCATGGTGAAATTTTGTCTCTCTTTTCAACCCGTGCGCCTTTTCGTTGTGTCGCTTTATCGTATCGATTATAACATCATCTACATTATTTGATTTTAATATTTTTTCCGTCTCCAAAGTATGCGTATTCAAATCCGCATTGACAATTTCCACATCGAGGTCGTGAAGCAGTCCGGTAAGCGACCATAATTCCTTGTCTTCGCCAAGTTTTTCCGCAAGGTCCGACATGACAATTTCTGTCGCTAAACAATGTTTTATCATATTCGGATTTTTAATATGCTGGTTTAGTAATTCAAGTGATTTTTCCCTGCTAATACCGTATTTTGACATTTGGACCTCCGGAAAAAAATATTAAAAGATTGAAAGATTAAAAGATTAAGGATTATCCGCCCCGCCACTATTGCTTTGGCGGGCAAGCACTATTACTTTGGCGAGATTAGACTTTTCGCATTCTGCGTAAAGTCTAAGGTTTTGAAAACCATTCACCGGTAGTTTTTGCAACCGACAATTTCATTCCAAGATTTTGTCTTCTGGCTGGAATCATATCAACTATATCAAGACAACAGGTATTCAGGATTCTTTCCATAAGGAATACACACAACGGCGCACCTCCGCCACCGCCTCCGGCAACACATATACCCAATACCTGCTTGCCGCTAATGCCTTTCTTGCCGAAATCATGCCTGCATGTACGGCGAAAACGGTCAAGGAATGTTTTAAGACTTTCACTCAAATCAGAAAAATAAACAGGTGTAGCAATAACAACTTTATCGGCATTTTTTAAACTATCTACAATTGCTTTGAAGTCATCATCAATTATGCACTTGCCTTCAGTTTTACATATACCCCAACCGGTGTCTTCACACTGGCGGCAATGTTCAATTTTTTTCTTTGTCAAAAATATCTTTTCGCATACAGCATTATTCTTACCCGCGCCTTCTAAGAAAGCGTTGACAAGCGATGCTGTCTGCCCGATTTCGTTTCTACTCCCGATTAATACGACAATTTTCATACTTAGAACTCTACTGTTTTCCGGATTGAGGACCGTCCCCAATTACTATATTTTTTCTGAACCTTCTAATATTTCTCTTTTAATTTTCAATACTCCATCCTTTTCATTCTTAACACTCCATTTCACTAAAGTGATTTCTCCGTTCTCTATTTCCAAACCGGTTATGCAGCGAGGATGGACACAGCTGCCGGAATTAAAATATTGAACTTTATCTTTGTGCGGAAACCTTGGTCTATGCGTGTGTCCCGTAATAATTGTCTGGTTATTATCTTTGGACCATTTTATCAGACTTTTTTCTACTCTCAGACATTTTCTAAATACTTTCGCGGGACTCGTAGGGTCCTTAAAACCAAACAATTGAAGGTTCCGCCAAATATACCTGACAAAAAACCTACCTACCTTCCACAAATAATCGTTAATCAAGTCACCTTGATGGCCATGAACAAGAAACAATTTTTTTCCTGTTTTAGAATGCTGTAAAACCAGCATTTCACGGACAATAATACCGTCAAATAATGGCTTATATGATTCCTCGCGTTTGTCAAAATATCCAAAAAGCGTTTTTTCGGTTTTTGAGGGGCACTGCCGTTCCTTGTCGTGATTGCCGAATATAAGGTAAAGCCTTTTTTGTTCGTGAAAATTTTTCATCAGCCAAAATATATGGCTGTATGCCTGTCTTATATCGGCAAATTTTTTATTTTCAAAAAGTTCGTCACCATCGCCAAGTTCTATATATGTAAAACCATTTGAATAATAATGGTCCAGTGCATGAAAAAACGTGTTTTGGTTGTCCGCAAAGTTATCAGTCCAACCGCCGTCGCCGCGGTGACAGTCGCTGAATATAATAAACTTTGAAGAATCATCAAACATTACCGGTTCAGCAGAAGCCGCCCTGAACAGATTTGTCAGACATTTTTGCATAAACATAATTAACCTACCACTTCCTTTGCTCTTTCATAACCATGCTGTATACCATCCAGAATGGCTTTATGTTCAAACTGGAGTTCATCAATAAAATGTCTTGACGGGTCAATAATTTTACATTCTATATGGCGGTACTTATTTTTATAATAGTCGCTTTTTCCCCGCAATTCGTTTTTGAACTTTAATACATTGACGTCGTTTAACATCGTTTCATTTTTCATTATGTCGTCTATTGCTCTTAATATCACTGAAGTTATACTTTTGTATTTTTTGTTTTCAGCAGTTAAATTCAGGGGCATGCAGGGCACGACATAAATGGTGTCGGCACCTTCCTGGATAGCTTTTTTCAAAGGAACAATATCACGGACACCGCCATCTACCAATTGATACTCACCGGATTTTATAGGAGGAAATATTATCGGAATAGTGCAGGAAGCGAGTATCTTGTCGATATCTATAGTGTTTCTATCCCAATATTCCAATTTAGCTGTTTGCATATTTACCGTACCGACAAAAATGCTTGTTGTAGAGTTTTTTATTTTCTCTTTATCAAAATATTTCTCAAGAATTTTTCTAAGACCTTTAAGTTCCAGTAACCCGTTGGAATAACCAAACACCAACCCTAATATCCTGTAAATACTGGTAGAACAAATATCGCTTCTTTTCGTTACAGATTTCCACAAATCGTTCAATACCTCAAGGTCATGCTGGGCAACACAAAACGATTGCAGACTTCCGGTAGAAATACCGAAAACCATATCCGGAATTATTTTTTTTTCACCCATTAAATAATTCAATACGCCGACCTGAAACGAACCTTTAGCCGCACCGCCACTCAATACAAAAGCTACCTTACCCACAATTAACGCCCCCTTTATTACTTTATACTTTTACAACATATGCTTTTACCGGCTTATTTTTCCCTTTTATTTTAAAATGTGTTTCCGATTCTATAATATCTTTAATCGCTTCACAATACGTGTGTTCACCTATTATAATCGGTTTGTTTATTTCTCTTGTCATTCTTTCCAGACGTGATGCTATATTTACTACATCTCCCAACGCTGTATATTCCATTCTTTTTTGAGTTCCGATATTTCCAAGCACAACCTCGCCGGAGTTTATACCTATTCCCAACTCCATCTTCCAGTTAAAACCAATATCTTCTACCGGATTTTTGAAACCGGATACAGATTTGCACAATTCTATTGCACACCTTACTGCATTTTCCCTGTGTTTTTTATCGGCAATCGGGGCACCGAACTCTACCATTATCGCGTCACCGATAAATTTATCTATAATCCCGTTATACGAACTGATTTTTTCTATTGCAAGAGAGAAAAAACTGTTTAATACCGTTATCAGTATTTTCGGGTCAGTTTTTTCAGCCATATCTGTAAAATTTTTAATATCAACAAACATTATAGTGGCAGTTCTTTTCTCGCCGTCAACAGGTATTTTTTTCTGCAATATTTTATCCACAATCTCATCCGAAACATATCTTCCGAAAGTATCCTTTATGTATTCCTTTTCCTTTCTATCCATCAACCCTTTAATAAAAAGTTTATCAAAGTTTTTAGCTATCGCGTAACCGAGATAACCGCAAAGCACCAGCATCGCCACTTTTATCATTTCATTTACTATATCGTTACTAGTACCATAACCTGCCGGTAAAATCCCGTTATTATAAAAATTGTTTCCGGTAAACATAATAATTACTATGACAAAATATTCAAACCCGGCTAGTAAACCCGTATATATTGCATTTACAGGATCGTGCCTCCTTATTGAATAAAGTATTATAGGCATGTATACCGCAAACGAACTGCTAATCATAATAGACATGATTGAATTATGAGGGTCATACCTGCTGAAGTAAACTGATAAGGAAACGAGGGTTATGTCAACGGTGGAAGATATATAACCGGCAAACCTGACATGTTTTTCAATCCCGAACAGGACCAGGAGAACAACAGAATAAACTGCAGCTACCAAAGTAATAAAAAGATTTACTTTGTCGGATAAATTAAATGATTTATTCGCTATCCCCATTAGCAGCACAAGAACAGCAATTAAAATGGAAAGGATAAGCCTGAAATACGCTATATCTTTTTCACCTTTAATAATGTTCGGGTAGATTAGGTTATAGAGTTCTGAATCTTTCTGGTAAGACAGGTTATCTAACATTTAAATTTGTTGCCATCTACGATTTCATATGGTTTTACGGTCTTATTTGTTTAAAAAGTCTGAGGAACTCGATTGTTGGTGTAAGTTTAGGATTTAGTTCTGTCGCCTTTGCAAAATCCTCCATCGCATTTTGATGCTCACGCAAGTCGACATATGCGTTCCCGCGGTTATAATACGCCACCGCATATTTAGAATCTAATTCTATAGCCTTAGTGTAATCTTTTATTGCATTCCGGTAGTCATGCAAACCGGAATAAACAATCCCGCGATAATAATATGCAAGCATATATTTAGAATCTAAATCTATAACCTTGTTAAAATCTTCTATCGCATTCTGGTTGTTATTCAAACCGGCATAAGCAATCCCGCGGTTATAATACGCCGGTATATATTTTAGATTTAGTTCTGCCACCCTGTTAAAATCACTTATTGCATTCTGGTAGTCCTGCAGGACGGCATAAGCAAGCCCGCGATTATAATACGCCATCAGGTTCTTTTGGTCTAATTCTATTGCCTTGGTAAAATTTTTTATAGCATTTTTGTACTCGCTCAAATATATATACGCAAGCCCGCGGTCAATATGCGTGTTTGCATCCCCGGTATCTAATTTAGTGGTACAACTTGTGCAAAGACATAATGTCAAGATTAATAAAACGCTTTTGAATAATAAATACCTTTTGGTTTTATTCATAACTTCTCCCATTACAATAATATATCCGCCGTCTTCTACTGCTACATTTTAAATATTCTTGAGGTCAATGTCAAGTATTCAGTAAATAGCTATTGACAAAAATAAGATTGTATGATATATTATATTCAACAAGGTGATATACATTATGCAACATATTAAAGGCAGTGATTATTCTGAAGATGTCGGTTATCTTCTAAAAAAGCAGAGAACAAAAAATAATTTAAGTATCCGGAGTTTAGCCGTGAAAGCAGGTGTTTCTCCTGCAATTATATCCCGTATTGAACAGGGACACACGTCGCCGTCATTTATCACTTTAAAAAAAATACTGGACCCGCTTAAATTAAACTTCGCCGCTTTTTTCTCAATGGAGAAATCTGAAACAGATAACCCGGTCATAAAAAAGAAAAATATGAAAAAAATCCATGGAATCGGCAAAAACATGGAAATGGTTTTAATAAGCAGCGAAAAACCGGGTAAAATCCAGATGTTTATTGAAAAATATTACCCCGGCGGAAACTCCGGCGACGAAATGCTGATTCATGATTCGACAGAAACAGGAATATGCATTAAAGGTAAACTTAAACTCGAGCTTGCCGGAAAAACTTACTTTATATCAGAAGGCGACGGCTGGCTGTTTGATTCGAAATTGCCCCATAAATTTTCTAACCCGGGAAATAAAAAAGCGATATTAATTTCGTCAAACACACCGCCGGTATTTTAATATAATAAAGGAGGCACTATCAATGAAAAAAAATATAAAAGTAGAATTTTTATATTTGAACAGGGAAGACGTTCTTAGTCTCGGTTTGTCAATGAAAGAAGTTATAACTGAAGTAGAAAAGGGGCTCGTTGAGCATGGAAAGAAAAAGGTAGAAATGCCCCCCAAGCCGGGAATTCATACTTTTCCCGACGCTTTTATCCACGCAATGCCTATTTATATTCCAAAATATAAAGCTGCAGGGATGAAATGGGTCAGCGGTTATCCCCAGGCAAGAAAATATGGATTGCCGTATATAATGGGAATACTTGTCCTTAATGACGCGGGAACGGGTGCGCCATACGCTATTATGGAATGCGGTTTTGAAACAGCGATGAGGACAGGAGCAGTTACAGGCATAGCGGCAAAATACCTGGCAAAAAAGAATTCACAGGTTGTCGGCATTTGCGGGCTGGGAGAACAAGCCATATA from the Elusimicrobiota bacterium genome contains:
- a CDS encoding nitroreductase family protein, with protein sequence MKSKIVHELNPIKLPNPKHTGGKTVMEALKKRSTVRTISDRKLPVQLLSNLLWAAFGVNRKKGPFGTRGRTAASASNSQEIDIYVAMQEGLYLYEAVPHRLVPVRAGDFRKMAINSGQGNAGANAPVRIIYVVDLDKFSKAGFQEPGLYNPEIQKSYYYVDTGLIAGNVALFAASQGLAAWFHNCQKASLVAMLNLRTEQIVLFAQTVGWPSKSYFKS
- a CDS encoding PorV/PorQ family protein, with product MKKLFFLLCLLCILSPAGIYPSGSGTSGGVVFSLPASVKASGMAEAYTACDGDLSSVHYNPAGIASMKNNQLSLFYRRGIAEDNFSSIAYGAVTKAGVLACSILYYSAGNIELIDLNENSETVNAQSDYLGTLSYARTINKISLGLNFKFLKSTLVQEFNSTALGFDTGLLYNGEGFGVGLSLLNAGTKLKYQDKSFSLPLTVKAGVSYWLIEKPNYNMVADFDISKQNDTKLKENVGCEFSFKDTYFLRTGYKIGYDEDTLSFGIGVAQNNISVDYALSLMGELGLTHNIGFCFKFGAENTAEEDYSIHSELIPESQAKEEKAQQKNPNKYVEGSEMLDAKTKIKVQGYYDKGNQLMGNKDYEGAMAEFKKVLMFLPNHKQSIDKIKRCKQLMPEEENE
- a CDS encoding S8 family serine peptidase encodes the protein MKKPIKAIILLLFLLIAVSVSGGYRIINAQQKSPLKSKGISFQDYVPGEILVKYRKGFSSSQVKALHAVKGFSGISTFFATHEKKELVYRIKIAAGQSVEDAVAGYRLNPDVEYVQPNYLYHFCSTPNDTDFTKLWGLHNTGQTVNGVAGTAGADIHAPEAWDIAAGTSVITIAVIDSGVALQHPDLAANIWINPREIAGNGIDDDNNGYIDDVNGWDFSDNDNDPTDFNIHGTHVAGTIAAISNNSTGITGICLNVKIMALKIMGVSGMMTTDKAIPAINYAVAKGAKVINASWASLEGTDAPGDLLRDSISSAGNAGVLFVAAAGNDGTNNDSNSVYPANYSLDNIISVAATDQNDNLAVFSNYGLTKVDVAAPGVNIYSTIPTFSFGAPLTIYSKNFDTDTVGQVPSGWSRGGVLSSWAVTNSFSATAPNSLTDSPAGNYSNNTASWVGYDSLIPKTKDSRYMLNFFIKYNLEQDADYLFTVLSPDKTDWQALGTDSWTGSNGGGSVVASTITAVVELGWYFGFGFFSDSVNVADGVYIDNLTVTREQMSIASYDYTYEQGTSMAAPHVSGLAGLLLSGKSNLTVAQLRALILDGVDFKSGLADKLVTGGRINAYNSVKLLNSAPVLSFTGEPNYTAGGLYPDMGNTSTTFVFRVKYTDPNNIAPETTYPKLHIKKNSVEIFGSPFTMTAADTNTYSAGRKYTYSASSLASGNNYTYYLEAQNKYGIPATGTPTTPVDAPDVHIIILPGDAKVFGGVKGYIQPDKGEEAKIRFLPASNGTVKIKIYTLKGDLVWEETVDAVSGVENIVSWACENSGDDKVAPGIYLVHVKGSGVDVKKKTAIVR
- a CDS encoding PilZ domain-containing protein; amino-acid sequence: MHKCEEQRRFVRVMLDLPCNFSLQSKLDKNMEGRIVDLSLVGISLETSEQISIGENLKFSLLLSPGVDCEFFGKVVHMIKNNEYGIKLTQIDNPTRNKLGKFVIEQLKEQNRIIRMFMETKRYEQIPKNDSK
- a CDS encoding HDIG domain-containing protein; the encoded protein is MSKYGISREKSLELLNQHIKNPNMIKHCLATEIVMSDLAEKLGEDKELWSLTGLLHDLDVEIVNADLNTHTLETEKILKSNNVDDVIIDTIKRHNEKAHGLKRETKFHHALAAGETITGIIIATTLVYPDKKIASVKPKSIVKRMKEKSFAASVDRDIIRECEKIGFTVDQFAEICLTAMQKISSDLGL
- a CDS encoding flavodoxin family protein → MKIVVLIGSRNEIGQTASLVNAFLEGAGKNNAVCEKIFLTKKKIEHCRQCEDTGWGICKTEGKCIIDDDFKAIVDSLKNADKVVIATPVYFSDLSESLKTFLDRFRRTCRHDFGKKGISGKQVLGICVAGGGGGGAPLCVFLMERILNTCCLDIVDMIPARRQNLGMKLSVAKTTGEWFSKP
- a CDS encoding metallophosphoesterase family protein, which gives rise to MFMQKCLTNLFRAASAEPVMFDDSSKFIIFSDCHRGDGGWTDNFADNQNTFFHALDHYYSNGFTYIELGDGDELFENKKFADIRQAYSHIFWLMKNFHEQKRLYLIFGNHDKERQCPSKTEKTLFGYFDKREESYKPLFDGIIVREMLVLQHSKTGKKLFLVHGHQGDLINDYLWKVGRFFVRYIWRNLQLFGFKDPTSPAKVFRKCLRVEKSLIKWSKDNNQTIITGHTHRPRFPHKDKVQYFNSGSCVHPRCITGLEIENGEITLVKWSVKNEKDGVLKIKREILEGSEKI
- a CDS encoding patatin-like phospholipase family protein; this translates as MGKVAFVLSGGAAKGSFQVGVLNYLMGEKKIIPDMVFGISTGSLQSFCVAQHDLEVLNDLWKSVTKRSDICSTSIYRILGLVFGYSNGLLELKGLRKILEKYFDKEKIKNSTTSIFVGTVNMQTAKLEYWDRNTIDIDKILASCTIPIIFPPIKSGEYQLVDGGVRDIVPLKKAIQEGADTIYVVPCMPLNLTAENKKYKSITSVILRAIDDIMKNETMLNDVNVLKFKNELRGKSDYYKNKYRHIECKIIDPSRHFIDELQFEHKAILDGIQHGYERAKEVVG